The region GTGCTCTCGGCCACCCAAAAGAGTCCCAAGCGGCAGAGAACTCCATTTCCCATCGCCCTCTTCGCTCAACACGTGACACCTACATTTCCCGTCATGCCCAACAACGCCTACTCCTAGGATTGTTCCCGGCCCCGCCTCCCTAACGCTCAGGTCCCGCCCCTCTCCTTACGCCTGAGAGCCCCAGTTCCCGCCTCTTACGTAAACCCCACCTCACTCGTCCACGCCTCCGTGAGAGAGAGGGGGCGCGGCCATCTGAGCAATCTTGAAGCCCATTGGCTGTCGTGTCACCGCTGGGGCGTGGCTACGGGAGCCGGGCGGCCACGTTACGAACTGCGGCTGAGGTGGCGGCGGCAAAGGATGAACCCGGCAGGcttggcggcggcggcggggacGCCCCGGCTGCGTAAGTGGCGTACGTGGCTGATCGAGGAGTTCGGGCGGGCGGGGGCGTGGCGGGGCCGCGGCGGCGGTTGGAGAGGTCACTGCAGGTCGGAGGTCACGAGATTGAGGATCTGGAATTTGGAGGTGTGCACAGCGCAGGGATGCCAGGTCCGGGTAGGGGGCGCATTGTGGGTGGATTCTTTGGGAAACTGCTGTGGACGAAAACGACTTGGAGTAGGATATTGTGTGATGTGCGGAGAAACGCGACTTTCATTCATTTGGAGTTAGCGGTCTGCCTTCCCCTGCTCCCCACCCTTCCGTGGCTCCCCAGTGCCCACGAGCTGTCGCCCGTGCTTCTTACTACGGCCTTCAGGGCCCTCCGTGAGAGGATCATGTTCACGCTCATTTAAAATTGAACTTGTACTGATTGTACTGTTAATCTCCTTTTTCCCCACCTTTGAATTTGTGTCTCTCAATTCCTCTTCATCTCCATATGAGCGCAGTGCGTTTCGTTTCTTCATTCATCATTCCTTGCCTAAGCTCCCCCGTGCCAGGCTCTATTCTGGGATTTGGGTACTCAGAAGTAGGTCTGAGGACTCTGGTCCTTGCTGTCTTAACAGCTCAGAATTCAGTGGAAAGGCAGACACACTAAAAAGCAAACGAAGCAACAAGATAATTTGGGGAGTAAAAAGAGCTATAAAGAGAATAAtcctcgggctggggttgtggtgcaGTGGTACAGCCagcgcttgcctcgaatgtgtgaggcactgggttccattctcagcaccacatataaataaaaaataaaggtccatcaataactaaaatgagggctggggatatagctcagttggtagagtgcttgccttgcatgcacaaggccctgggttcaatccccagcaccacacacacacacacacacacacacacacacacacacacacaaatatatctaaagtgaataaaataaataaaattgaaaaaaaaagagaataatttgcCCCAGGCACACCTTTAATCCCTCTACCTATAATCGTAATGAGGACAGTCAGGAAGATTGAAAAATGAAGGCCAACCTGGACACCTTAacaagccctgtctcaaaatttaacaagaagggctggagatgtagatcAGTGCTCTAGGCCCcaagtttaatccctagtactggggttGGGGGGTACATAGTCCAGGATGTGACGGGTTGAGGAGGACTCTTGGGGGAGAGGGCAATGTCTCTCCACCTCTTCAACCTTTGGTAAGTTCCTGGCTGGCCCAGTGGTGTGAGATGCAGGAGGTAACGCCAGTGTCCAGAGAGCACTTGttcctgccctcatggagctGCTAGTTACAGAGCAGAAGTGGCAGCGGGAAGTAATGGAGATGTGATGAGAGCAGCGCAGAACAGGGATGGGAGGCAGAGGGGGCTGGGCCGGGATGGAGGTGTTGGCAGGAGCCCAGAGGAGGCCTGGCCTGGGGGTCAGTGCAGCTTCTCTACCAGAGAGGGTACATGTAATGATGAGTTATCCAGGAGGAGACTTGTAGAGGTGGGGAAGGCACTGGAGGCCTGCACTAGGATACAAGTAGGTGAGTATCTGCTTAGAAACTAAGATGTGCACTCCGAAGGGAGGACAGAACAGGCGGGGCTCCTGCTTTGTACCAGGACTCGGGAGACCTGTGAGAAGGAAGCCTCTAGGCCAAGGACTGGGTGTGATATTGGcaggggcagaggaaggaagtGCTCCCAGGTGACAGTACTGCACATCCAAAAGCCTGCAGGGCAAGGGGCTGCGTGGACAGGGCCTGAAGAGACCATTGTGGCTAGGACAGAGGTGTCTGGCAGAGCTGGGTCACCCAGGGCCATTCCATGTTTGGAGCTGACTCTCAGCACAAGGGGCACTGATCTTAGGCAGAGGACGTTGTGGCTTGCTGCGTGCATTTGAAAGGTTCACTGGCTGCCCATTAGAGGGAGGTTGGTGGAGCTAAGACAGGGCTCCACCAGGGAAGACATTTAAATCAGGGGGGAGGTGACAGAGTCAGAGAGGGGGACCTTGGGACATAGTGTGTGAGAACTAAGGAATTGTTGACTGGTTGTGAGGCAGAAGGGAATCAAGGTTTGGACGCTGAGGTCAAGACCCAGGGGCAGGCAGCCAGAGGGAATTCTGGGAAGAGGTTAGACCTGGATCTGGTGCCAATGGAAAAACAGCGGCTAGAGATTGAGCCCAGAAAGCGAAGGCACCCTGTGGTGGTCAGAGCTGATTGTGGATTGTGGGTGGGATTGCTGTAGGTGAGAGGCGGAAGACAGGGTAAGGATGGAAAATTGGGTCACACATTTCAGGGAGGGACCATTCGGGAGCCTGTGAGCTCCTGGAGGCAGGAGTGGTTCTGTCCCTGCCCCGTGCCCCTGCCCCGTGCTGTGTGCGCTGTGCCCGCAGCAGGGCCTCTCATGTAGGCTCTGCTCCGTGGATGTTTGCAAGGTCTGACAGATTTGAGAAACAGGTGCATGCAGTGTCGCAGAAGCCACAGAGTTGGAGGTTGGCATTTGGGGCAGTGACACCAAAAGCTTCCAGGGGATCGAGTTAGATAAGAGTGGAACAATGGCCTAGGCCTGTGACAGCAGAACCCCACATACCCAGTGCCAAGGGAAtgacagggagggaggaagactcGCCCTGAACTTTCAGGAAGCCACTCGTCTGGCCAGAGgtgaaagggaaaagggaaggaggaaagggggaaGGTCAGGGCCAGTGCTGCTTCCTTCATGATTAAAGAGACCTGGTCTGTGTGTTTAGGCTACTGAGGAATTGAGAAGAAGGGGCTAGTGCCGGGGCTTCGGTGGCAGAGCACCTACCTCGCGTGCGAAGGCCTGGGCTCCACCCCAGCTCTGCagaagggggaaaaggaaagaaagaaaaattgagagGAAGAGCTGGGGGGCTGATAATAAGGAACATGGTTTTGTGCAGCTGAGCAGTTTGTGAGCGGTCACTTTGCCTCACACCAGCCctgcacggggggggggggggggggcagttaACTCCATTCTACAGAGGGGAGAACCCAGGGATAGAGGAGGCTGTGACATGGATAATTGATTCTTCTCCCACATCCCAGCATGGCCTTACCTCCTGTCCCCTGTGCCCAAAGCAGTGCCTGGCGTGTAGTAGTTCTCAGCAAATGTCTGCTGGGTGGCATTGCTCAGTGGCCAGGAACAGGAGCCCAGGGCCAGGTTGCTGGTCTTCCACCCCCCCAATCCACCCCACTGCTCAGCGTTGATTCTTCCACTTCCTCACCACCTCCAGCAAGTCCCCATCCCTCCTACCTGGGAGATGTACCCAGAAACAGCCCATACCCCACCCTCTGGGGTCCTGCCACCACTCCCCTCTGGGCCACCTCAGCAGTCTACTTTTCCTGCCCAtgttcctcccccaccccaccgccATGAAGCCAGAGGGGACATTTTGTGGAgttgtgtgcgtgtgtatgtgtgcatgtgctgCTTAGAACCCAGGGTCTGGAGTGTGCtgggcaaggactctaccactgaactctacccccagccctttttattttttatcaggtcaggtcttgctaagttgtccaggctggtcttgaacttgtgatcttcctgcctcagggtcTGAGTCAcaaggattacaggaatgtatcATGGTGCCTATCTGTCAGGGTTTAATCATTGTCATCTTTGCCAGAGAGATCTGGTCTAGATTCCATGCCAGTCAACTCTGTTTGGTCCTTTCACGAGCCGTGTtgctctctgtgccttggtttcacATCTGTCCAATGGGGGTGGCCATTTACTCACACTGAGCACCTGCTTTAGCTCTGAGGTTCAGCTGTGAACATGGTGAAGGTCCCCACCCCAGGGTCTCGCAGTCCAGTGGGGAGACagtgagtaaaataaagaaaacagctgATCGGTCAGCTGGTGCCGAGTTCAGTCGTCAAAATGAAGTAGGGAAGTGGGTCAGGTACCACCCCAAAGGGAGGTACAGCTGTGAGCGGGGTGATCAGGGAGGGCCCCATCCGCAGGCGGAGAGGGGGAACTGTGTGCGCGTGGTGGGgagagcattccaggcagaggcaCAGCTAGTGCAGTGGCCCAGAGGTAGGTGTGTGCCAGGTAGGTGGCAGGTATGTCTGGTGAGCATTGAAAGGCCAAGGTGGCTGGACCTGAACCACTCTCCCTGAGTGACTGAGAGCGTGGGAGACAGGGACAGAGCCCTAGTTTATAAAAGGCTTGGTGCGTATTAGACCCCAGAGTAGCTGTATTTTGtagatgagtggatgggtgacAAAGATGGATGGACGGATGATGGGTGGGTGATAGGTAGGTGATAATGGACGGGTAGATAGGTGACGGATGGGTGGGTAATGACAGATGGatgatggagggatggatggatgtggAGGGGTAGATTGGTAGATGGTAGATGGATAGGCAGAGCCTGCGCCTGAGAGCCCATGTGACGTCAGCACTCTGCTGatgaccccagcccctgatttggCAGGAGCAAGAAGGAGAGCTGCAGAATGAGTGAGCGTCCACTCTCTTCCCCTGCAGCCTCGAAGCGGAGGACTCCGGCCTCCCCGCCGGGCATGGCCGACCCCCACCAACTTTTTGATGACACGAGTTCAGCCCAGAATCGGGGCTATGGAGCCCAGCAGGCACCTGGTGGTCTGGGCTACCCCAACACCTCTGCCTCCGCACAGGCGGCCTTCCTGGCAGATCCTGTGTCCAACATGGCCATGGCCTACGGGAGCAGCCTGGCCGCGCAGGGCAAGGAGCTGGTGGACAAGAACGTGAGTGGACCAGGGCTAGGGTGGGGGGACGGCAGGGGCTGCAGGATCTCAGGCTTGAGCTCTGCCTCCGCAGATTGACCGCTTCATCCCTGTCACCAAGCTCAAGTACTATTTTGCCGTGGACACCGTGTATGTGGGCAAAAAGCTGGGCCTGCTCGTCTTCCCCTATCTGCACCAGGTTGGCACTGCGCTGCCCGGCGGTCGGGGTTGGGGTCCCAGGGTCAGCGCTGTAAGCAAGGCGGGAGGAGCCCTGCTCTGGGGATCCTGCCCGCTCCCCCTTTCTCCCCACAGGACTGGGAGGTGCAGTATCAGCAGGACACCCCAGTGGCTCCCCGCTTTGACGTCAACGCGCCTGACCTCTATATTCCAGGTTtcaccctgcccagccctgcccacaaCCCCCTCCCTCTGGCTGGGCACGTCTCTGGCAGAATTTTGGGTGCCAAGGCCCAAAATGGCCCTTCCTCTGACCACTGTCTTGTGTCTTCTCCTACAGCGATGGCTTTCATCACCTACATCTTGGTGGCTGGCCTTGCACTGGGGACACAGGATAGGTAAGGGAGTGGGGTGGTCTTGGGGACCAAGGCACATCAGGGAGGTCTCAGTCCATCACCCTCACTGTCCCCTTGCCTCCCCTCTCTTTCCCAGCCACATGCAGCCCGTCACACCCTCTAAATCCATCCTTCCTCTTAGCCTCCACCCGAGATCTGTCCTCTTCCTCACTCTCCTGAGCACGCTGCCCCCTGCGCCCTCACTCCAGGGGCATCTGGGAAGGTTTTATGTGAGCTGTGGGCTGGGCCGCACCCCACCCTGACCCATACAGCTGCCAGCAGCCCCCGAATTGAGCCCCAGCTCCTCAGCCTGGCATCTCCATCCCCTTTGCTCCCTCTGCCGTGCCACTCTGTCCCTTTCCACTCCAGAGGGCCTGATGCTGCCCCAGGGCCTGGGCACTTCTGTTACTTTGGCTCAGAAGGCTCCTTCCCTATGTCACCTGCTCATGCCTCACCCAGCATCGACACCTCTCCTCCAGAGCGAGCCCCTGTCTTTCCCTCA is a window of Ictidomys tridecemlineatus isolate mIctTri1 chromosome 15, mIctTri1.hap1, whole genome shotgun sequence DNA encoding:
- the Yif1b gene encoding protein YIF1B isoform X1 yields the protein MNPAGLAAAAGTPRLRKWPSKRRTPASPPGMADPHQLFDDTSSAQNRGYGAQQAPGGLGYPNTSASAQAAFLADPVSNMAMAYGSSLAAQGKELVDKNIDRFIPVTKLKYYFAVDTVYVGKKLGLLVFPYLHQDWEVQYQQDTPVAPRFDVNAPDLYIPAMAFITYILVAGLALGTQDRFSPDLLGLQASSALAWLALEVLAILLSLYLVTVNTDLTTIDLVAFLGYKYVGMIGGVLMGLLFGKTGYYLVLGWCCVSIFVFMIRTLRLKILAEAAAEGVPVRGARNQLRMYLTMAVAAAQPLLMYWLTFHLVR
- the Yif1b gene encoding protein YIF1B isoform X2, which codes for MNPAGLAAAAGTPRLPSKRRTPASPPGMADPHQLFDDTSSAQNRGYGAQQAPGGLGYPNTSASAQAAFLADPVSNMAMAYGSSLAAQGKELVDKNIDRFIPVTKLKYYFAVDTVYVGKKLGLLVFPYLHQDWEVQYQQDTPVAPRFDVNAPDLYIPAMAFITYILVAGLALGTQDRFSPDLLGLQASSALAWLALEVLAILLSLYLVTVNTDLTTIDLVAFLGYKYVGMIGGVLMGLLFGKTGYYLVLGWCCVSIFVFMIRTLRLKILAEAAAEGVPVRGARNQLRMYLTMAVAAAQPLLMYWLTFHLVR
- the Yif1b gene encoding protein YIF1B isoform X3; translated protein: MPASKRRTPASPPGMADPHQLFDDTSSAQNRGYGAQQAPGGLGYPNTSASAQAAFLADPVSNMAMAYGSSLAAQGKELVDKNIDRFIPVTKLKYYFAVDTVYVGKKLGLLVFPYLHQDWEVQYQQDTPVAPRFDVNAPDLYIPAMAFITYILVAGLALGTQDRFSPDLLGLQASSALAWLALEVLAILLSLYLVTVNTDLTTIDLVAFLGYKYVGMIGGVLMGLLFGKTGYYLVLGWCCVSIFVFMIRTLRLKILAEAAAEGVPVRGARNQLRMYLTMAVAAAQPLLMYWLTFHLVR
- the Yif1b gene encoding protein YIF1B isoform X4, with amino-acid sequence MADPHQLFDDTSSAQNRGYGAQQAPGGLGYPNTSASAQAAFLADPVSNMAMAYGSSLAAQGKELVDKNIDRFIPVTKLKYYFAVDTVYVGKKLGLLVFPYLHQDWEVQYQQDTPVAPRFDVNAPDLYIPAMAFITYILVAGLALGTQDRFSPDLLGLQASSALAWLALEVLAILLSLYLVTVNTDLTTIDLVAFLGYKYVGMIGGVLMGLLFGKTGYYLVLGWCCVSIFVFMIRTLRLKILAEAAAEGVPVRGARNQLRMYLTMAVAAAQPLLMYWLTFHLVR